One Fundulus heteroclitus isolate FHET01 chromosome 1, MU-UCD_Fhet_4.1, whole genome shotgun sequence genomic window carries:
- the LOC105932273 gene encoding cadherin-like protein 26 produces MEMTHSKEILRVAVDDMDSPGTPGWKAEYYFISGNEDGMYNITTDPITNEGIIGIAKEKNFDITSLVKLQIGVKNPETMSFCKDGKLITDSSQLPPPDSVKITVRMIDTNDPPEFEKYTDTVHQKEESEPGKSLYTPIVHDVDSSNIRFELIEDPANWVTVDKKTGKITTIKKMDRESPFVDENNIYRIVVAAIDNGAPPATSTFTLKVHIGDENDNIPTLVNKTVVLCGNLADKVSVPVKDADADPYSGPFIFSIANDDTKWELESTYGEEVVLVIREKIPYGNYSVPLVIQDKQNQATKETLRVEVCDCDESGVCHEHKPLSIVLGGAAIGLIIAGPLAFLLLLAIVVCNRGLEFTYLDMDKGTQTLVKYNEEGGCSDCKTDPFILTLGGFADGKKISYMQNTRTPPGVLYGNGRNSTATFSKNKLRHEHNRVNAAESTKKL; encoded by the exons ATGGAAATGACCCACTCTAAGGAGATTTTAAGAGTTGCGGTAGATGACATGGATAGTCCCGGCACTCCCGGTTGGAAAGCTGAGTACTACTTTATAAGCGGCAATGAAGATGGAATGTACAATATTACCACTGACCCCATAACAAACGAGGGAATTATTGGTATTGCCAAG GAGAAGAATTTTGACATAACCAGTTTGGTAAAACTGCAAATTGGAGTTAAGAATCCTGAAACCATGTCATTCTGTAAAGATGGAAAATTAATTACAGATTCAAGCCAGCTTCCTCCCCCCGATTCTGTTAAGATCACAGTGAGAATGATTGACACTAACGACCCCCCAGAGTTTGAAAAATATACTGACACTGTACACCAGAAAGAGGAATCAGAGCCAGGAAAGTCACTGTATACTCCTATAGTCCATGATGTTGACTCTTCCAACATCAG GTTTGAGCTAATAGAAGACCCTGCTAATTGGGTGACTGTTGataagaaaacaggaaaaatcaCAACAATCAAGAAGATGGATAGAGAGTCACCGTTTGTTgatgaaaataatatttacagaataGTAGTTGCTGCAATTGATAATG GTGCACCTCCAGCCACAAGTACATTTACCCTCAAGGTTCACATCGGGGACGAAAATGACAACATTCCCACGCTGGTCAACAAGACAGTCGTATTGTGCGGAAACCTTGCCGATAAGGTCTCAGTGCCTGTGAAGGATGCTGATGCAGATCCTTACAGTGGACCCTTCATCTTCTCCATTGCAAATGATGACACTAAGTGGGAATTAGAAAGTACCTACG GTGAAGAGGTCGTCCTTGTTATTCGGGAGAAGATTCCCTATGGTAACTACTCAGTGCCACTGGTAATTCAGGACAAGCAGAATCAAGCTACAAAGGAGACTCTGAGAGTGGAGGTGTGTGACTGTGATGAAAGTGGTGTTTGCCATGAACATAAACCTCTTTCCATTGTCCTGGGTGGAGCAGCCATAGGACTAATTATTGCAGGACCGCTTGCATTTCTGT TACTTCTCGCCATTGTTGTGTGCAATCGAGGTTTGGAGTTTACATATTTGGATATGGATAAAGGCACTCAGACACTGGTCAAGTATAACGAAGAAGGTGGTTGTAGTGACTGCAAG ACTGATCCCTTCATCCTAACACTAGGGGGTTTCGCAGATGGCAAGAAGATTTCCTACATGCAG AACACTAGGACACCACCAGGAGTTCTCTATGGTAATGGAAGGAACAGCACAGCAACTTTCAGCAAAA ATAAACTCAGACATGAACACAATAGAGTCAATGCAGCAGAGAGCACCAAGAAGCTCTAA